Proteins from a genomic interval of Zingiber officinale cultivar Zhangliang chromosome 2A, Zo_v1.1, whole genome shotgun sequence:
- the LOC122042040 gene encoding photosystem I reaction center subunit III, chloroplastic-like yields MASLSSIPTLSKFLSPTPEALPFSKPRFTISCSSLPQHPHGEDDSSVTSSLKTFSAALALSSLLLSSAATPPPAVADIAGLTPCKESKAFAKREKQSIKKLESSLKKYAPDSAPALAINATIEKTKRRFENYGKFGLLCGSDGLPHLIVSGDQRHWGEFITPGILFLYIAGWIGWVGRSYLIAIRDDKKPTMKEIIIDVPLATRLLWRGFIWPVAAYRELVIGELIAKDV; encoded by the coding sequence ATGGCTTCTCTATCCTCCATCCCCACCCTCTCCAAATTCCTCTCCCCGACGCCCGAAGCTCTACCCTTTTCTAAGCCTCGCTTTACCATCTCTTGCTCCTCCCTCCCCCAACACCCGCATGGAGAAGACGACTCCTCTGTCACCTCCTCCCTCAAGACCTTCTCTGCTGCCCTCGCCCtttcctccctcctcctctcctctgccgccaccccTCCCCCTGCAGTCGCCGACATTGCCGGCCTCACACCCTGCAAGGAGTCCAAGGCCTTTGCAAAACGTGAGAAGCAGTCGATCAAGAAGTTGGAGAGTTCACTGAAGAAGTATGCGCCCGATTCGGCACCGGCCCTTGCCATTAACGCGACCATTGAGAAGACAAAGCGGCGATTCGAGAACTACGGCAAGTTTGGCCTCCTATGTGGCTCCGACGGACTGCCCCACCTCATCGTCAGCGGTGACCAACGACACTGGGGTGAGTTCATCACCCCTGGCATCCTCTTCCTCTACATTGCTGGTTGGATCGGGTGGGTTGGCCGGAGCTATCTGATCGCCATCAGGGACGATAAGAAGCCCACCATGAAAGAGATCATCATCGACGTGCCACTTGCCACCAGGCTGCTCTGGAGGGGCTTCATCTGGCCCGTCGCCGCCTACAGGGAGCTGGTCATTGGCGAGCTCATTGCTAAAGACGTCTGA
- the LOC122042039 gene encoding uncharacterized protein LOC122042039 → MIPYNCVFDLKCTVRRSIVYLPCLAFYHQIVELDGEELLPAVWYRAAYAKIIKLSPVLKDLKQIDGKLINRNDNSVITDDYVISHNRLFNSIAKTFVRPISLQFSRNNTIAQPVESSPVLFSKPSERDSIIVDSLTKICDFLNVSVQKRKFVRLAVCPQVTQRHIWRGALEEIFGNLKQEMHFLPCCSKDFQMSEQILSNCVKFLTEIKDPSSYASPSWMRPAPLNKVVKMQPSRKWEELLEMIDDLLEVLGKENNFAHHVSRLEMMKKGLWQIKDIIVERDITHKEVRRQDCLLQKKLTKSLGHSSKCLFILLQYYLHGTVEEIEIEVCGGLHRYGGKTYLCMGKFLTFSDEESIMSGIMQLNKVLSVFKFVWETAAMEGVLVLQGHVWCPDVDERSLTYRGNVYYLHGIRFSSSFE, encoded by the coding sequence ATGATTCCATATAATTGTGTGTTCGATCTCAAATGCACAGTAAGAAGATCGATCGTTTATCTTCCATGTTTAGCATTCTACCATCAAATTGTCGAACTTGATGGGGAAGAATTGCTGCCAGCGGTATGGTATAGAGCTGCCTATGCTAAGATAATCAAACTATCACCTGTTCTGAAAGATTTGAAGCAGATTGATGGTAAACTCATAAATAGAAACGACAACTCTGTCATTACTGATGACTATGTTATCAGCCACAACCGGTTGTTCAATTCCATTGCTAAAACGTTTGTCAGACCTATCTCGTTGCAGTTTTCTCGAAATAATACCATTGCACAACCTGTAGAATCATCTCCAGTACTTTTCAGTAAGCCTAGTGAAAGAGATTCAATCATTGTAGATTCACTTACAAAGATCTGTGATTTCCTCAATGTGTCTGTTCAAAAGAGGAAGTTTGTTCGTTTGGCAGTGTGTCCACAAGTTACACAGCGCCATATATGGAGGGGAGCGCTTGAAGAGATCTTTGGAAACTTAAAGCAAGAAATGCACTTCCTGCCATGCTGTTCAAAAGATTTTCAGATGAGTGAGCAGATACTATCTAACTGTGTCAAGTTTTTGACCGAAATCAAGGACCCATCAAGTTATGCCTCTCCATCTTGGATGCGACCGGCCCCTTTGAACAAGGTCGTGAAGATGCAGCCTTCACGCAAATGGGAAGAACTGCTCGAGATGATAGATGATCTTTTAGAGGTTTTGGGAAAAGAGAACAACTTCGCACATCATGTATCAAGGCTTGAAATGATGAAAAAGGGATTGTGGCAGATCAAAGACATCATAGTCGAGAGAGATATTACTCACAAGGAGGTTCGGCGGCAGGATTGCCTTCTCCAAAAAAAGTTAACAAAAAGTTTAGGGCACTCATCcaagtgtttatttattttgttacaaTATTATCTGCACGGAACTGTTGAAGAAATCGAAATTGAGGTTTGTGGAGGGCTTCACCGTTACGGTGGCAAAACATATTTATGCATGGGAAAATTTTTAACTTTCTCCGACGAAGAGTCAATAATGAGTGGAATCATGCAACTGAACAAAGTCCTGAGCGTCTTCAAGTTTGTGTGGGAAACAGCAGCCATGGAAGGGGTCTTGGTGCTGCAAGGGCATGTCTGGTGCCCAGATGTTGACGAAAGGTCTCTCACCTACAGAGGCAATGTGTATTACTTGCATGGCATAAGGTTTTCCTCATCTTTCGAATGA
- the LOC122039928 gene encoding LOB domain-containing protein 25-like gives MTSSSSSSSSATSSPCAACKLLRRKCAPECVFAPHFPPDQPAKFANVHRVFGASNVAKLLKQLRPEQREDAVMSLAYEADARLRDPVNGCVGYIHLLQRRLSELQHDLSLAEKELSNLAAAGHHLVALPQHAFAPAAFPNFAGAVNGCFAGPTSVNTQPAAQAEIFYDRMGGFRAATTTTTTSRLPAAQLLNSAGTFLEQHHHNYSEKGRNNTGLGHS, from the coding sequence ATGACTTCTTCTTCGTCGTCTTCGTCGTCGGCGACGAGCTCGCCGTGCGCGGCGTGCAAGCTGCTGCGTCGGAAGTGCGCGCCGGAGTGCGTGTTCGCGCCGCACTTCCCGCCGGACCAGCCGGCGAAGTTCGCCAACGTGCACCGCGTGTTCGGCGCCAGCAACGTGGCGAAGCTGCTGAAGCAGCTCCGCCCGGAGCAGCGGGAGGACGCCGTCATGTCGCTGGCCTACGAGGCGGACGCGCGCCTCCGCGACCCCGTCAACGGCTGCGTCGGATACATCCACCTCCTCCAGCGCCGCCTCAGCGAGCTCCAGCACGACCTCTCCCTCGCCGAGAAGGAGCTCTCCAACCTGGCCGCGGCCGGCCACCACCTGGTCGCCCTCCCCCAGCACGCCTTCGCCCCCGCCGCCTTCCCTAATTTCGCCGGCGCCGTCAACGGTTGTTTCGCGGGGCCGACTTCCGTAAACACACAGCCTGCGGCGCAAGCAGAGATATTCTATGATCGCATGGGAGGATTTAGAGCGGCGACGACGACAACAACGACTTCCCGTCTGCCGGCGGCGCAGTTGTTGAACAGCGCCGGCACGTTTCTGGAACAGCATCATCACAATTATTCTGAGAAAGGGAGGAACAATACTGGCTTAGGTCATTCGTGA